The genomic interval CTTGGGAGCGCTGTTTGTCCTTGGTCATCCTGTACTCCGCCTGCAGGCGTTTCAGTTCCGCCTGGGCCACCTGCAGCTTTCCATTGAAGCTGCTCCGCTGTCCAGGATTCAGCTCCCTCACCTCCAGGCCCATCTGCTCCAGTAACTCCTGGGCCTCGGGCAAACTGGAGTCGATCTTGCTGCACAAATCATGACGCTCGCCTGGAGTAAATTTGCAAATGGTAATCACCATAAGGGACAATCCTTGGACAATAATCCCACTCACTATTGTtattttgctgctgcagtcgTCCAATATGGGCAGTTATTTCTGCTATCAACGAGGCGTACTGCTGTTCGTATTGCTCTAGAAGCGACATTTGTGCGGTTGGTATTCCTTCTTATCCAGTTGCTTATgatatttgctttgttttagTTCGCGAATTTTCCCCGATTTTTCGTAGAAAAGAAGTAAACATTGATAAAGTGTGACCAACTCACGAGGTGAGTACCaatccataaatatttgcaggaTGTGGTCACTCTGATTTTCAGGCAGCGTTGCCATACTCATGTATTAGTAACGGCCGGTTTCAAGGATTACGATTTTTGAtctgattatttatttttaagtccAATTTAAAAAGTGTGAAAATGTAAATCAATAACCATCTTGCGTATTCAAGAAGTAAAGAAAACAACATAGAAaaacttgtttattattttaaaaatttaattttattgtacTTAGAGTaagtaataaattaattaattaggtTCCATACTCATGTATTAGTAACGGCCGGTTTCAAGGATTACGATTTTTGAtctgattatttatttttaagtccAATTTAAAAAGTGTGAAAATGTAAATCAATAACCATCTTGCGTATTCAAGAAGTAAAGAAAACAACATAGAAaaacttgtttattattttaaaaatttaattttattgtacTTAGAGTaagtaataaattaattaattaggtTCAGCTGTATGCGAGTGGAGATTCTTTGTTAACCTAGGCAACGGTTTTGGCTGTAGTACGATTCAATAATACTACTtgatacatatgtacactgTTCATCACATTTGTGTTTTGTGCATTTCCGATCCGCGATGAAGGAAACTCTTAGCCCTCAACCAGTGTGGCCTTGTCCCCTTTTCGGAGCACCAGTTCCAACTGGGAGAGCAGCCCAATAGCTCGAAAGTTCTCCTTGAAGAGCACAAAGTCCTCCAGCGGTTTGAGGTACTCCAAAGCCTGGTGGTAGCTCTCCAACTCCTTCAGCATGGACAAAGCCTTCTTATCCTCGTGATCTGGGGATGTGTGTCCATTGGTTTGGCTGCCCGAGGAGCTGGATCCATTGGGAATCTTTTTCGGCGAGGCGGGAGCGGAGGCGGGTTTGGTGGACGCAGCTCGTGCTGGTGCAGGTGAGTCCTTTCCCTTGGAGGAGAGGGCAGGCGTGGATTTGCCACTAGCTCCGCCTCCCTTGGGAGCGTTCTCCTTGCTGCTGGCACTGTCCCTTCccccgctgttgttgttgttctgctCGTTGGGACTGGAACTTCGACTGTGCTTGCTGGTTAAAGTGGATTCTGCTAGCGGATGTGGTGGTGAAGTCATCGCAGAGTTGATCTCCTGCACTTCGTCGTCATCGGGTGACTCCATTTTGGGTCTCTTGGCCAACTGAACGGGCTGGAAGGGACTAGCTCGCTGCGGAGGAACATTTGGCGGCAATTGGGGCTGAAAGGGCTCCCTTTGAGGTGGCATAGTGGGTGGAAACTGTTGCatctgctgctgatgctgctggagttgctgttgcatttgctgctgATGCCGCTCAAAGTAAAAGTCGTTGAAGCTGGCGAACCCGGGATGCGGGGTAGGATGTCCGGGATGACCAGGAAACGGTGGCCATGGGTGGGCCatttgatgctgctgctgttgcatgtgttgctgctggaggGCAaagtgctgctgttgctgctgctgttgctcctgaTAGCTCTGCTCCTTCACATCCATGCTGTCATCATCCTCTTCGTATTCCCCGTACTGCTGCATGTAGCTCATGTACTGCTCGGGCATCTCCTCCAGTTTGGCCACTCTTTCGGCGCTGGCGGGCGGAAAGAGGTGGGCCAGGTCCTGTACAATGTCCGGGATCCAGAGCGAGGATCCTAGAGGCTTCAACTGATTGCTGGCCAGTTTTTGGGCGAATCCTTGAAGATGAGTCTCCCGGAAACGGTTCAACCAGCGATTATCCGCTATAAAGGATGTGCTCCCAATGACTTGGCGGGCATTCTCCGCCTTGTCCTTGATCATTCCGTGGGTTATGCTGCCTCGCAGCTGGGGATTGATGTTGGCTCTCACTAGCCATTCATATACCACTGCATTGATGTAGGCGCACTTTCGGCTCCTCTCGATCTCCTCCACCATGGCCTGCTGCTCCACGGCCTCCAGGTTGGAGGGCACCTCCAGGCGCAGGGTGGGCAGCGCATTTGACTGCAGCCTCCTGCCCCCCAGAACACTGGGGTCAAAGTGCAGGGCACACACCACCGGCTTCTTGAAGGGCACTATACGCCTCAGGGAGGCGTGGCACGCCTCTTTCCACAGCTTGTGGAAGGGGTTCTCCGGGCGGGGAAACGCAAAGAACTGCATGCTCGGGTGCTGGCGCGAATTGGACAGACATCCGATGATGCAGCACCGCCGGATGGTCGGCATCTCGAcctgcggatgcggatggaATTGCTGTTGGCCCCGAATCTTAAATGCTGGTGTGCTGGCGTTGCTCACGCTTCGCCAGGCCacgaaatggaaataaaattaaaacaaatccACTGGAATCTGCAAGAGAGTGTTTGCACACATTATTAAGTGGGTTATTTAACTTCAATTTAAGTATCTGcgattttttgtatgtttcgTTTCGCCCGCGATCAAAATGTACTGTCAGATTTTACGCGGTCTGGCAAGGCCTGGGGTAGGACATCAGGTCTGGCATCCTTTAACCCTTTTTTGCTTGGCGCACTTTGCAACAGGTGTCTGCTTTTGAATAATCCTAATGCAACTGAGCCAAATATTTCCATAGAGCAAATCAATTGGAGTTTAATGATACATATATTGCAATTTAAAGGTACATGCATTAGtcagaaaacaacaaattaatggtGAATTCCCCGATTGATCGTGTTTTCCCAGAACACAGATATTTACAACAAGCCAATGAATCAGCAACTCTAGAAGGACAACCattatatataccatataatGAATTCGACGAACAATCTAGTGTCTATCTCTTGGGACTTACAGATTGAGCTGTAGCATGAGTCATCGAAATAATAGCAGCCCAAATacataatcataaaaatgtatatcacagtatatctatctatataaGAACACAAGCTCGGAACCTCGAAATAGCATCTGCCAATAGCACGACCACCCTAGAGAATTTAAAGATACAGAGACGGCACCAAAAGATaaagatacatatgtatacacacATTAACGAACGTTATAAAAGTGCTCATAGTTGAAAACGCTGCTTACGCCTTCGGAAATCAATAAAGCCACCGAAAAACCAGAACCAAAGCCATACCCCCAGAAAACCATATCGGagcaaacacacacccacttGTGACTTGTATTTTGTATCGCTCAGATACACACCGCTGGAGATTCACAGAGATGCCTGGCTATTACGAACGACTTTGGCCGCGCCCCTTTTCGTACGCCTCCAGAGTACCGAAGTAGAGATAGACCTGTATAGCTCGACTGAGTCACGAAACGGAACGCACCTGCCTGACTCAGATTATAACAGAGCTCGGGGGATTTGAGATGACTTAATCCCAACAGCATGTCCGTTTCATTTCTCGTGACTCAAAAACCGGGTCAAAATAGACAGATTTGTGTTCATTTCAGAGAAATTTGTGTAAGTATCTAGAGAGTTATTTACATTAAAAGctatataaaatatgataGTAACAAAAGAGAGGAGTACCTCTTGTGAAGCAGCATCTTTTagtaattttacaaaaatacgTTAATTCAGTTGTTACTAACTTGCtaattgaaaacgaaattgaTG from Drosophila yakuba strain Tai18E2 chromosome 3L, Prin_Dyak_Tai18E2_2.1, whole genome shotgun sequence carries:
- the LOC6532263 gene encoding ataxin-2 homolog produces the protein MPTIRRCCIIGCLSNSRQHPSMQFFAFPRPENPFHKLWKEACHASLRRIVPFKKPVVCALHFDPSVLGGRRLQSNALPTLRLEVPSNLEAVEQQAMVEEIERSRKCAYINAVVYEWLVRANINPQLRGSITHGMIKDKAENARQVIGSTSFIADNRWLNRFRETHLQGFAQKLASNQLKPLGSSLWIPDIVQDLAHLFPPASAERVAKLEEMPEQYMSYMQQYGEYEEDDDSMDVKEQSYQEQQQQQQQHFALQQQHMQQQQHQMAHPWPPFPGHPGHPTPHPGFASFNDFYFERHQQQMQQQLQQHQQQMQQFPPTMPPQREPFQPQLPPNVPPQRASPFQPVQLAKRPKMESPDDDEVQEINSAMTSPPHPLAESTLTSKHSRSSSPNEQNNNNSGGRDSASSKENAPKGGGASGKSTPALSSKGKDSPAPARAASTKPASAPASPKKIPNGSSSSGSQTNGHTSPDHEDKKALSMLKELESYHQALEYLKPLEDFVLFKENFRAIGLLSQLELVLRKGDKATLVEG